In the genome of Populus alba chromosome 11, ASM523922v2, whole genome shotgun sequence, one region contains:
- the LOC118031414 gene encoding uncharacterized protein, whose translation MIFDLLLQAGLMLLGVFMFLAMHNIPQKFLSKLRYRNRADLQAKRHFVLGAQLIAQARSPSNSRSTATSLAKQAEDEANKAISLDPKDAASHILKALSLDLQGFRTSALESINVALSPLAVKSLSASEKGDALFKRAELAMGMNRRGRVEPAIEDLTEAVKLNKDNAKAFCLLGECYEAKKMIEEAKEAYEEALRLQPELASAKEKLDLLRS comes from the coding sequence atgatattcGATCTTCTGCTACAAGCAGGTCTGATGCTGTTGGGAGTTTTCATGTTTCTAGCTATGCATAACATCCCTCAAAAATTCCTCTCCAAACTCCGTTACCGTAACCGCGCCGATCTCCAAGCTAAACGCCACTTCGTTCTTGGCGCCCAGCTTATCGCTCAAGCCAGATCGCCCTCCAACTCTCGGTCCACAGCTACCTCCTTAGCCAAACAAGCTGAAGACGAAGCCAACAAAGCCATCTCTCTCGACCCCAAAGACGCCGCTTCTCACATCTTAAAAGCCTTATCTCTCGATCTGCAAGGGTTCAGAACATCAGCTCTGGAATCGATAAACGTGGCTCTGTCGCCGCTGGCGGTTAAGTCGTTAAGCGCGAGCGAGAAAGGGGATGCGTTGTTTAAGAGGGCTGAATTGGCGATGGGGATGAATCGGCGCGGACGAGTTGAACCGGCGATTGAGGATTTGACCGAGGCAGTTAAGTTGAATAAGGATAATGCGAAAGCGTTTTGTTTGTTAGGTGAGTGTTACGAGGCAAAGAAAATGATAGAGGAAGCTAAAGAGGCTTATGAGGAGGCTTTGAGGTTGCAGCCTGAGTTGGCTTCGGCGAAAGAGAAATTGGACCTCCTGCGTTCTTAA